The DNA window GTGTTGAAAAATGTGTCAAACATCTTGTCGAATTCATTCCGAAAATTCACCAAAGAACCTCTGGGTGTCCATTTTACGATTGCCATGATACTACCTCCTAATTTTACTGGTTATTTCACGTTTATTTCGATCTGTTTCGGCAGGGCGGCATCTTTTTTTGGAATCACGATATTCAAGATTCCGTCTTTGAAATCTGCTTGAATTGCCGATTGGTCTGTTCGTTCGGGAAGTCGGAATGTTCTTTGGAATGTCCCGTAAATTCGTTCCGAACGATGGATGTTTTTCTCATCGATTTCCTTTTCGTGCTTTTTCTCGCCGGAAACCGATAGAACGTTGTCCTCGACCTGAATGCGAACATCTTCTTTCTTCACGCCGGGTAATTCAACGGCAATATGGAAATCTTTTTCCAATTCCACGACGTCAACATTCGGCGTCATCGAGCAGAAAGAAGCGTCGGAATTCGCATAGAGAGTTTTCAAGAAACTGTCGAAATCATCTTCGACATTCAGCAAGTTTTGTCTGGGAATCCATTTAGTTATTGTCATGGTTTTATCTCCTTTTTTTGTTGATTCATTTTTCAAAAACCGATTATGATTTAAACAACCGCTGTGCCGGATCGGTTGGAAATTCAACTTGACAGACACGAATGAAAAGAAGTCAGGGCATTTAGGTCACATTGACAGTCTTCAGCGATTTTGGCAAAAAACACGAAAACTTTACCGGCGATTCTGTCCGTTTAATTCCTTTATATTCGTTAAAAGCGCGGGGGAATCTTGACAATCTATGCCA is part of the Candidatus Marinimicrobia bacterium CG08_land_8_20_14_0_20_45_22 genome and encodes:
- a CDS encoding heat-shock protein, with translation MSVKLNFQPIRHSGCLNHNRFLKNESTKKGDKTMTITKWIPRQNLLNVEDDFDSFLKTLYANSDASFCSMTPNVDVVELEKDFHIAVELPGVKKEDVRIQVEDNVLSVSGEKKHEKEIDEKNIHRSERIYGTFQRTFRLPERTDQSAIQADFKDGILNIVIPKKDAALPKQIEINVK